A stretch of Mobula birostris isolate sMobBir1 chromosome 2, sMobBir1.hap1, whole genome shotgun sequence DNA encodes these proteins:
- the tfap2c gene encoding transcription factor AP-2 gamma yields MLWKLADNVKYEEDCEDQHDGSSTGTPRLPQLGAVTQHLYSSAPPLSHTPSSDFQPPYFPPPYQPLTYTQSSEHYSHLSDPYSLNVLHHHHHQQQQPPSQSGWPGRQGQETALAHHQRVGAAAQLSALEPRREIRRPDIHIPGNHHLDSALAENINMQEVVHTMEEVPHADDSSILVQDHGVIRKGPVTIPRGMALSALSYQKDSLIGGVTNLNEVFCSVPGRLSLLSSTSKYKVTVAEVQRRLAPPECLNASLLGGVLRRAKSKNGGRSLRERLDKIGLNLPAGRRKAANVTLLTSLVEGEAVHLARDFGYVCETEFPAKAAAEYLTRQHIDRNEIASRKSMLLAAKQIFKEFMDMLTQDRSPLGNARPSPILDPEIQSCLTHFSLITHGFGSPAICAAMSSLQNYLNEAVKALDKVYMANSGQNSQDNNPNKTVDKDEKHRK; encoded by the exons GACCAACACGACGGGAGCAGTACCGGCACGCCCCGACTGCCACAGCTCGGGGCAGTCACACAGCACCTGTACTCCTCAGCGCCTCCCCTGTCTCACACCCCCAGCTCCGACTTCCAGCCGCCCTACTTCCCCCCTCCGTATCAGCCCCTAACCTACACCCAGTCCTCGGAGCACTACTCTCACCTGAGCGACCCCTACTCCCTCAATGTGCTGCACCACCATCACCACCAGCAGCAGCAGCCGCCGTCGCAGTCGGGTTGGCCGGGCCGCCAGGGTCAGGAGACGGCGCTTGCTCATCACCAGCGGGTAGGGGCGGCCGCGCAGCTCTCGGCACTGGAGCCCAGGAGGGAGATCCGCCGCCCAGACATCCACATCCCGGGCAATCATCATCTGGACTCTGCGCTGGCTGAAAACATCAACATGCAGGAGGTCGTTCACACTATGGAGGAAGTACCG CACGCTGACGACTCCAGCATACTCGTACAGGACCACGGAGTAATCAGAAAAG GACCGGTGACAATACCCAGGGGCATGGCACTTTCGGCACTCTCATATCAGAAGGACAGTCTGATCGGTGGCGTCACAAACCTCAATGAGGTGTTTTGCTCAGTCCCCGGCCGGCTCTCCCTCCTCAGCTCCACATCAAAGTACAAGGTGACGGTGGCCGAGGTTCAGAGACGCCTCGCCCCCCCTGAGTGTCTCAACGCCTCCCTTCTCGGGGGTGTTCTGCGAAG AGCGAAGTCAAAAAATGGAGGAAGGTCATTACGGGAAAGGCTTGACAAGATTGGTTTAAACCTTCCTGCTGGGAGACGAAAAGCAGCCAATGTGACCCTACTGACTTCTCTTGTGGAAG GGGAAGCTGTGCACCTCGCCCGTGACTTTGGTTACGTCTGTGAGACCGAGTTCCCCGCGAAAGCAGCGGCAGAGTACCTGACCCGACAACACATAGACCGGAATGAAATCGCCAGCCGGAAAAGCATGCTCCTTGCGGCCAA GCAAATCTTTAAAGAGTTCATGGACATGTTGACTCAGGATCGGTCGCCCCTGGGAAATGCCCGGCCTAGTCCAATCCTGGATCCTGAAATCCAGAGCTGCCTGACCCACTTCAGCCTCATCACGCATGGCTTCGGGAGCCCTGCCATATGCGCTGCCATGTCCTCGCTGCAGAATTACCTGAACGAAGCGGTGAAGGCCTTGGACAAAGTGTATATGGCCAACAGTGGCCAGAACTCCCAGGACAACAACCCAAATAAAACTGTGGACAAAGATGAAAAGCACAGGAAATGA